One window of the Chitinophaga niabensis genome contains the following:
- a CDS encoding NADPH-dependent F420 reductase — protein MNIAIIGSGEMGGCLAAMLIKLGHTVSVANSRGPAIEEVVENKEVIIVSIPQKNIPTLSKRFPKDAVVIDTGNYYPNLRDGNIPALDQSGIDSLWVQEQLGVPVVKVFNSILATSLKDKSTHKRIALAVSGDDAKAKEVVFKMVEDLGFDHFDIGTIAQSWKQQPGSVIYCRDINLEELKRRVDTMGNDMQAVITKRKADEVLMKNDYPAYLEYLQRGLQ, from the coding sequence ATGAACATAGCCATTATCGGTTCAGGCGAAATGGGAGGTTGCCTGGCAGCAATGCTTATTAAGCTGGGGCATACTGTTTCGGTGGCTAACTCCAGGGGGCCTGCCATAGAAGAAGTTGTGGAAAATAAAGAGGTCATCATTGTTTCCATTCCACAAAAGAATATACCCACTCTTTCTAAACGCTTTCCAAAGGATGCGGTGGTTATTGATACAGGAAATTATTACCCCAATCTCCGCGATGGAAATATACCAGCTCTTGACCAAAGTGGTATTGATAGCCTGTGGGTGCAGGAGCAATTAGGCGTTCCTGTTGTTAAAGTATTTAACTCCATTCTTGCCACCAGCCTGAAAGACAAGAGCACACACAAGAGAATCGCTTTAGCCGTATCCGGGGATGATGCAAAAGCAAAGGAAGTGGTATTTAAGATGGTGGAAGATCTGGGCTTTGATCACTTTGATATTGGTACTATTGCCCAATCATGGAAGCAACAACCTGGCTCTGTTATTTATTGCAGGGATATTAATCTTGAAGAACTTAAAAGGAGAGTTGATACAATGGGCAATGATATGCAGGCCGTGATCACAAAACGAAAAGCAGACGAAGTGCTAATGAAGAATGATTACCCGGCTTATCTGGAGTATTTGCAGCGCGGCCTGCAGTAA
- a CDS encoding ArsR/SmtB family transcription factor, with protein MSTPTLDVFQVIGDPSRRKMLMLLSSDSLTINTLADHFDMSRPAVSKHIKILYNAGFISIQDIGRERYCTLKKDGFEELQAWISYFDEFWKFKLKKLETLLNKKLSN; from the coding sequence ATGTCAACCCCAACGCTTGATGTATTCCAGGTCATAGGAGACCCCAGCAGAAGAAAGATGCTGATGTTGCTCTCGTCAGATAGCCTCACCATCAACACCCTGGCAGATCATTTCGACATGAGCCGCCCTGCTGTTTCAAAGCATATTAAAATACTATATAACGCAGGATTTATCTCCATCCAGGACATTGGCCGGGAGCGCTATTGCACGTTGAAGAAAGATGGCTTTGAAGAACTGCAGGCCTGGATCTCTTACTTCGATGAGTTCTGGAAATTTAAACTGAAAAAGCTGGAAACCTTATTAAATAAAAAACTATCCAATTAA
- a CDS encoding fasciclin domain-containing protein, producing the protein MSNITQVVNTDKYLKTLKKGVHASDLDQLLSSRGPFTFFAPNDVAFEKLESGLMEGLLAKEKKQQLTDLMNNHIVNGKILFKDLKNGDKLNTLGGTVLAVEVQNGKVSIGGAVILEREARITNGTIHSTDTVFVKS; encoded by the coding sequence ATGTCAAATATTACGCAGGTTGTTAACACAGACAAATACCTGAAAACTTTAAAGAAAGGTGTACATGCTTCAGACCTGGACCAGTTACTGAGCAGCAGAGGCCCTTTCACTTTTTTTGCACCGAATGACGTTGCTTTTGAGAAATTGGAAAGTGGACTGATGGAAGGCCTTCTTGCAAAAGAAAAAAAGCAGCAACTTACTGATCTGATGAATAATCATATCGTGAATGGAAAGATCCTTTTCAAAGACCTGAAAAACGGAGATAAATTAAATACATTGGGCGGCACTGTGCTGGCGGTAGAAGTGCAGAATGGAAAAGTGAGCATCGGCGGCGCTGTTATCCTTGAACGTGAAGCCAGAATAACAAACGGTACAATACATTCCACTGATACAGTCTTTGTGAAAAGCTGA
- a CDS encoding NAD(P)H-binding protein, producing the protein MKALIIGATGATGKDLVQVLLQDPDYTAVVIFVRRSAGIVHPKLVEITIDFDKLENESNLIKGDVWFSCLGTTMKTAGSREKQWHIDYDIPAKFAEIAKRNGVSKVVLLSAYGASAKSNVFYSKVKGNLEDRITSLAFEQFIIFRPGLLQRKDTDRLGERITAGILELLNCFGLIRKFRPLPTFTLAEKLAKAPKVLTPGLHLIELEKIFSF; encoded by the coding sequence ATGAAAGCATTGATCATAGGAGCAACAGGCGCCACGGGCAAAGATCTTGTTCAGGTATTGTTGCAGGACCCTGACTATACAGCGGTTGTAATATTTGTGCGCCGTTCCGCCGGAATCGTTCATCCAAAACTGGTAGAGATCACGATTGACTTTGATAAATTGGAAAATGAATCGAACCTCATCAAAGGGGATGTGTGGTTTTCCTGCCTGGGAACTACGATGAAAACAGCTGGCTCCAGAGAAAAACAGTGGCATATAGATTATGATATCCCTGCAAAATTTGCTGAGATCGCCAAACGGAACGGCGTTTCCAAAGTAGTGCTGCTATCCGCCTATGGTGCTTCCGCCAAAAGCAATGTATTTTATTCCAAAGTAAAGGGTAACCTGGAAGACAGGATCACCAGCCTGGCATTTGAACAATTCATTATTTTCAGGCCGGGATTATTGCAGCGAAAGGATACGGACCGCCTGGGTGAACGAATAACCGCTGGTATATTAGAGCTGCTGAATTGTTTTGGATTGATCAGGAAGTTCCGCCCATTACCCACATTTACACTCGCTGAGAAATTAGCCAAAGCGCCGAAAGTACTCACACCCGGATTGCACCTGATAGAGTTGGAAAAGATATTCAGTTTTTAG
- a CDS encoding MerR family transcriptional regulator, which produces MDKYSVKKLSKLAGVSVRTLHLYDKMGLLKPSVRTEARYRLYGEKELLRLQQILFYRELDFPLKDICAILDDPAFDLVQALEGHRKALLAKKERINTLVGTIDKTLVTIKNNTMLQVEDLYEGIPRDKMEAYRTEAMAKWGKDTILNAEDTLRGFSKDEMDALKTELNEISGKLTALMSGDPKSPEVQQHIARRYQIILRLSGGKIEMGKLEYFRKLGELYVADNRYATVNGMPSKELALFLKEATDYYVKTQE; this is translated from the coding sequence ATGGACAAGTATTCTGTAAAAAAGCTCTCTAAACTGGCGGGTGTGAGTGTGCGCACCTTACATCTGTATGATAAGATGGGCTTATTAAAACCTTCCGTCCGTACCGAGGCCAGGTACCGGCTGTATGGCGAAAAAGAACTGTTGCGGTTGCAGCAGATACTCTTTTACCGGGAACTGGATTTTCCGCTGAAAGATATCTGCGCCATTCTGGACGATCCTGCATTTGATCTGGTGCAGGCTTTGGAAGGGCACAGGAAAGCGCTGCTGGCAAAGAAGGAAAGGATAAACACATTGGTTGGTACCATAGACAAAACATTGGTAACAATTAAAAACAACACTATGTTACAGGTAGAAGATCTATATGAAGGCATTCCCCGGGATAAAATGGAGGCCTACCGTACGGAAGCCATGGCTAAATGGGGCAAGGATACCATTTTAAATGCTGAAGATACCTTGCGTGGATTTAGCAAAGATGAAATGGATGCCCTGAAAACTGAGCTGAATGAGATCTCCGGCAAGTTAACGGCCCTCATGTCCGGCGATCCCAAAAGCCCGGAGGTACAACAGCATATTGCCCGGCGATATCAGATTATCCTCCGGCTGAGCGGTGGAAAAATAGAAATGGGCAAACTGGAGTATTTCAGGAAGCTGGGGGAGTTATACGTAGCAGATAATCGCTATGCGACAGTGAATGGCATGCCCAGTAAGGAGCTGGCACTCTTTCTGAAAGAGGCCACGGACTATTATGTTAAAACACAGGAATAA
- a CDS encoding SRPBCC family protein, translating to MARSIKHQFSFPHPPAIVWEYLTRSELMELWLMKNNFQPIVGADFQFRTNPIPGLDFDGIFYCRVLEIVPFKKLSYSWQSGPGNGEITLDSVVVWKLEATDKGTELFLEHSGFAKEENLNFYNGLTNGWLEKFPRIADLLNAAQHVNPNA from the coding sequence ATGGCCAGAAGTATTAAACACCAGTTTTCCTTCCCCCATCCACCTGCAATAGTTTGGGAATACCTGACAAGATCAGAATTGATGGAGTTATGGCTGATGAAGAACAATTTTCAGCCAATTGTGGGAGCCGACTTTCAATTCAGAACAAATCCCATCCCCGGTCTTGATTTCGATGGTATCTTCTACTGCAGGGTATTAGAGATCGTTCCCTTTAAAAAACTTTCTTATTCCTGGCAAAGCGGCCCGGGTAATGGCGAGATCACACTTGATTCCGTTGTTGTATGGAAGTTGGAGGCAACTGATAAAGGCACGGAACTTTTCCTGGAGCACAGTGGCTTCGCGAAAGAAGAAAACCTCAATTTCTACAACGGTTTAACAAATGGATGGCTGGAGAAATTCCCCAGGATCGCAGACCTTTTAAATGCAGCGCAACATGTCAACCCCAACGCTTGA
- a CDS encoding isocitrate lyase/PEP mutase family protein: MLTAQHSKATALKALHEREGIFAIPNPWDAGSAKLLAHLGFEALATTSAGLAFMLGKPDGEGAVTREETLKNVQDIVAATTLPVSADLENGYGDEPEACAATILQAAKAGLVGGSIEDATGRPDDPIYPFELSVERVRAAIKAARSLSFPFTFTARAENLIYGRIDLKDTIKRLVAYAEAGADVLFAPGLKTREEIESVVKAVAPKPVSVVMGLGSVVFSLEELQQMGVKRVSLGSSLSRAAYGSFYQAAQEIREKGTFSFAKDAIAYAELNRIYHM; the protein is encoded by the coding sequence ATGTTAACAGCGCAACACAGCAAAGCCACTGCCCTCAAAGCCCTCCACGAACGGGAAGGTATTTTTGCTATACCCAATCCATGGGACGCCGGCTCTGCAAAACTACTGGCCCATCTTGGATTTGAAGCCCTGGCCACTACAAGTGCCGGCCTGGCCTTTATGCTCGGAAAACCCGATGGAGAAGGAGCTGTAACCCGGGAAGAAACACTGAAGAATGTACAGGATATTGTAGCAGCCACTACACTGCCTGTTTCTGCAGATCTGGAAAACGGTTATGGAGATGAACCGGAAGCATGTGCCGCTACAATTCTGCAGGCCGCAAAAGCAGGCCTTGTCGGAGGTTCTATTGAAGATGCCACCGGCCGTCCGGATGATCCCATCTATCCTTTTGAGCTTTCGGTAGAGCGTGTACGCGCAGCTATAAAAGCCGCACGCAGTCTGTCATTCCCTTTTACATTCACTGCAAGGGCAGAAAATCTTATATATGGACGCATAGATCTGAAGGATACCATAAAACGTTTAGTAGCTTATGCTGAAGCAGGCGCGGATGTACTCTTTGCTCCCGGGTTGAAAACACGGGAAGAAATTGAAAGCGTTGTAAAAGCTGTTGCACCTAAACCGGTGAGTGTAGTAATGGGATTAGGCAGTGTTGTTTTCTCATTGGAAGAACTGCAGCAAATGGGTGTAAAAAGAGTAAGCCTGGGCTCTTCTCTTTCACGTGCAGCATATGGTAGTTTCTACCAGGCTGCACAGGAGATTAGAGAAAAGGGCACTTTTTCTTTTGCGAAAGATGCTATCGCCTATGCAGAATTAAATAGGATCTATCACATGTAG
- a CDS encoding hybrid sensor histidine kinase/response regulator transcription factor, which produces MLKKVILLVSILCSPLILPAQSFDAIDSRNGLSNNQVNTIAKDEKGFVWFGTMSGLNRYDGYSFKVFKHKAGDSTTINDDFISQIVPGPHHALWVQTPNGWNVFNPRTEKFTARLQDYLNIKEENFTAIVPDGRGHFWFVLPGTGLYKYDNQHNSTFYRNPGNITALTPDHAGFIWIAYAEGILEKRDTAYRLISQTKVLQQYEPNTDYKLFADADNDLWIYSNGKIKGVYYYNTRTGSLLPIRKDGAKLRLNNDIINGITQDDKGNIWVATDHGGINLIDKKNFTARYILNNENDPKSLRQNSVNTIYKDNSGIIWLGTFKKGVNYFHESNLKFPLYQHPGNFVYNDVNRFVEDKKGNLWIGTNGGGLIYYDRAKGTSRQYLHGGPNTLSNNVIVSLCIDKEDKLWIGTYYGGLDCFDGKKFINYKHDEKNPYSLADDRVWEIFEDSQQRLWIGTLSEGLTLFDRKENKFIRYKPPASQSNYISSIMEDKSGNIWVGTAVGIDILDKRTGLFRHYEHIDNNPQSLSHNIVIDILQDSRGLIWIATRDGLNVFDPAKRTFKTYRVEDGLPDNTILTLLEDNDHHLWLSTPNGLSNIIVTASGIQCKNYDEADGLQGSQFNENAALKTKGGELFFGGANGFNGFQPSGLKENKAVPQLVLTGLQIFNTPVKIGEKYNGRTVLRQSVTEAKELSLKYNQHVFSIEFAALEYLNASKIKYAYQLKGFSDEWLTTDAKDRKATFTNLNPGEYTLFVKASNEDGKWGDKPLALTIHILPPFWLTPFAWGAYILIIIAALIFGRKMILRRAKMKFQMEQERQEAHRLHELDMMKIKFFTNVSHEFRTPLSLIITPVEKLIGQTGQPEEKKQFQLIHRNARRLLNMVNQLLDFRKLEEQELRLNRTTADIIRFLKELSWSFTDIAENKRISFSFETSLELLFTSFDQEKLERIMFNLLSNAFKFTPLGGAVTVMVSAEEKVLRIKVKDTGIGIPRDKQEKIFERFFQNEVPGSMVNQGSGIGLSITKEFVRLHGGELTVESKVNEGSVFTVLLPLTPVEEEGLTVREEKEVQPARNKRKKTLLVVEDNDDFRFYIKDNLKEYYNILEARNGKAGWQKALADHPDLIVCDISMPEMNGIELCRKIRDDKRTACIPLILLTALTGEEYQLEGLHTGASDYMTKPFNFEILHSKIKNLLSQQEQFKKTYQKQVQAQPSEISGPSAGDVFIQQALAIVEKNISNPDFSVEEMSREMFMSRGALYKKMFSLTGQTPIEFIRSIRLQRAAQLLEKGEMTVAEVAYEVGFNNPKYFSKYFRDTFNVLPSAYNKNNDNQ; this is translated from the coding sequence ATGTTGAAAAAGGTCATTCTGCTGGTAAGTATCCTCTGCAGCCCGCTTATCCTTCCGGCTCAGTCGTTTGATGCCATTGATAGCAGGAACGGCCTGTCTAATAACCAGGTGAACACCATCGCGAAAGACGAAAAGGGCTTTGTATGGTTCGGTACCATGTCTGGTCTCAACAGGTACGATGGTTACAGCTTTAAGGTATTCAAACACAAAGCAGGAGACTCTACTACCATCAATGACGACTTCATCAGCCAGATCGTACCCGGCCCGCATCATGCACTGTGGGTACAAACCCCTAACGGCTGGAATGTTTTCAACCCCCGCACGGAAAAATTCACCGCACGCCTGCAGGACTACCTGAACATTAAAGAAGAAAACTTCACAGCCATCGTGCCGGATGGAAGAGGGCATTTCTGGTTTGTATTGCCGGGCACCGGGCTTTACAAATATGATAACCAGCATAACAGCACTTTTTACAGGAACCCTGGTAATATCACTGCCTTAACACCGGACCATGCAGGTTTCATCTGGATCGCTTATGCGGAAGGTATCCTGGAGAAGCGGGATACGGCTTACAGGCTGATCAGCCAAACAAAGGTATTACAGCAGTACGAACCCAATACGGATTACAAACTTTTCGCGGATGCAGACAATGACCTCTGGATCTATTCAAATGGTAAGATCAAAGGTGTTTATTATTATAATACAAGAACAGGCAGCTTGCTGCCAATAAGAAAGGATGGAGCGAAGCTGCGCCTGAATAATGATATCATTAATGGCATTACGCAGGACGATAAAGGGAATATCTGGGTGGCCACGGATCACGGCGGTATTAACCTGATCGATAAAAAGAATTTCACGGCCAGGTATATCTTGAATAACGAAAATGATCCAAAAAGCCTGCGCCAGAACAGCGTGAACACCATCTATAAAGATAATAGCGGTATTATATGGCTGGGCACGTTTAAAAAAGGGGTCAACTATTTCCATGAAAGCAATCTGAAGTTCCCGCTATATCAGCATCCCGGTAATTTTGTATACAATGATGTGAACCGTTTTGTGGAAGATAAAAAAGGCAATCTCTGGATCGGTACCAACGGCGGTGGGCTTATTTACTACGACCGGGCAAAAGGTACTTCCAGGCAATATCTCCACGGCGGGCCCAACACTCTTTCTAATAATGTGATCGTTAGTTTATGCATCGATAAAGAAGATAAGCTTTGGATCGGTACATACTATGGCGGGCTGGACTGCTTCGATGGAAAGAAATTCATCAATTATAAACACGATGAAAAAAATCCCTACAGCCTGGCGGACGACAGGGTATGGGAGATCTTTGAAGATAGTCAGCAACGTTTATGGATCGGTACATTATCTGAAGGACTGACACTGTTTGACAGGAAAGAAAATAAGTTCATCCGCTACAAACCCCCGGCCAGCCAGTCGAATTACATCTCTTCCATTATGGAAGATAAAAGCGGTAATATCTGGGTAGGCACAGCTGTAGGGATTGACATCCTCGATAAACGTACAGGCCTTTTCCGCCATTATGAACATATAGACAACAACCCCCAAAGCCTGAGCCATAATATTGTGATCGATATTTTGCAGGACAGCAGGGGATTGATCTGGATCGCTACCAGGGATGGCCTCAATGTATTTGATCCGGCTAAACGTACATTCAAAACCTACCGTGTGGAAGATGGCCTGCCGGATAATACCATCCTTACCCTGCTGGAAGATAACGATCATCACCTCTGGCTGAGCACGCCGAATGGGTTATCCAATATTATCGTTACAGCTTCGGGTATCCAATGCAAAAACTATGATGAGGCAGACGGATTACAAGGCAGCCAGTTCAATGAAAATGCCGCCCTGAAAACAAAGGGTGGAGAATTATTCTTTGGTGGCGCCAATGGCTTTAACGGTTTTCAGCCTTCAGGGCTTAAAGAGAACAAAGCGGTGCCGCAACTGGTGTTAACAGGTTTGCAGATCTTTAATACACCCGTTAAAATAGGAGAGAAGTATAATGGCAGAACGGTACTCAGGCAATCTGTTACAGAAGCAAAGGAGCTTAGCCTGAAATACAACCAGCATGTATTCTCCATAGAATTCGCCGCGCTGGAATATCTCAATGCCAGTAAAATAAAATATGCGTATCAGCTGAAAGGCTTTAGTGACGAATGGCTAACTACAGATGCAAAAGACCGCAAAGCCACTTTTACCAACCTCAATCCCGGTGAGTATACCCTGTTCGTAAAAGCCAGTAATGAAGACGGTAAATGGGGTGATAAGCCCCTGGCTTTAACCATCCACATCCTGCCGCCTTTCTGGTTAACCCCCTTTGCATGGGGGGCTTATATATTGATCATTATTGCCGCGCTGATCTTCGGCAGGAAAATGATCCTGCGCCGGGCAAAGATGAAGTTCCAGATGGAACAGGAACGGCAGGAAGCCCATCGGCTGCATGAACTGGATATGATGAAGATAAAGTTCTTTACCAATGTAAGCCATGAGTTCAGAACCCCTTTATCCCTGATCATTACCCCCGTAGAAAAACTGATCGGGCAAACCGGCCAGCCGGAGGAAAAGAAACAGTTCCAGCTGATCCACCGGAATGCCAGGCGCTTACTGAATATGGTGAACCAGTTGCTGGACTTCCGGAAGCTGGAAGAGCAGGAACTGCGCCTGAACAGAACAACCGCGGATATTATCCGCTTCCTGAAAGAACTGTCCTGGTCTTTCACAGACATTGCGGAGAACAAACGGATCAGTTTCTCTTTTGAAACCAGCCTGGAACTACTGTTCACCAGCTTCGACCAGGAGAAGCTGGAACGGATCATGTTCAATCTCCTGAGCAATGCATTTAAGTTTACGCCCCTTGGAGGCGCTGTAACGGTAATGGTATCTGCTGAAGAGAAGGTATTAAGGATAAAGGTGAAAGATACCGGCATTGGTATTCCCCGGGATAAACAGGAAAAGATCTTTGAAAGGTTCTTTCAGAACGAAGTACCAGGTTCCATGGTAAATCAGGGAAGCGGCATCGGTTTATCCATTACCAAAGAATTTGTGCGCCTTCATGGTGGAGAGTTGACCGTGGAAAGTAAAGTGAACGAAGGAAGTGTTTTTACCGTATTGCTCCCTCTTACCCCTGTGGAAGAAGAGGGTTTAACGGTAAGAGAAGAAAAGGAAGTACAGCCTGCCCGGAATAAAAGAAAGAAAACCCTGCTGGTGGTAGAAGATAACGATGATTTCAGGTTCTACATTAAAGATAACCTGAAAGAATACTACAACATCCTGGAAGCCAGGAATGGGAAGGCAGGTTGGCAAAAAGCACTGGCGGACCATCCGGACCTCATCGTTTGTGATATCAGCATGCCGGAAATGAATGGTATTGAACTCTGCCGGAAGATACGGGACGATAAACGGACAGCCTGCATCCCCCTCATCCTGCTCACGGCCCTCACTGGTGAAGAATATCAGCTGGAAGGTCTCCATACCGGCGCCAGCGATTATATGACCAAACCCTTCAACTTCGAGATCCTGCATTCCAAGATCAAAAACCTCCTGTCCCAGCAGGAACAGTTCAAAAAAACCTATCAGAAGCAGGTACAGGCCCAGCCCTCAGAAATTTCCGGACCTTCTGCCGGAGATGTTTTTATTCAGCAGGCCCTGGCCATTGTAGAAAAGAATATCTCCAACCCGGATTTTTCCGTGGAAGAAATGAGCCGGGAAATGTTCATGAGCCGTGGCGCCCTGTACAAAAAAATGTTCAGCCTAACAGGACAGACCCCCATAGAATTCATCCGCTCCATTCGATTGCAGCGTGCTGCACAATTGCTGGAAAAAGGAGAAATGACGGTGGCAGAAGTAGCTTATGAAGTTGGTTTCAATAACCCTAAATATTTCTCCAAATACTTCAGGGATACCTTCAATGTACTCCCCTCTGCTTATAATAAAAATAATGATAATCAATAA
- a CDS encoding HopJ type III effector protein: MKEQLIKKLKDNSLPFKEVIEFIETQYQHQPTAFKNGETYNEATQNQGSAKVFAFAQLNGLSAADTLYLFAEHYQSVLGNPEGTDHQNIRQFMKHGWSGIVFEREALRAR; encoded by the coding sequence ATGAAAGAGCAACTGATTAAAAAATTAAAGGATAATTCCCTGCCGTTCAAGGAGGTGATTGAATTCATTGAAACGCAATATCAACATCAACCGACAGCTTTTAAAAATGGGGAAACATATAATGAAGCAACTCAAAACCAGGGGAGTGCCAAGGTTTTTGCATTCGCTCAATTAAATGGCTTAAGTGCAGCCGATACATTATACCTGTTTGCAGAACACTATCAATCCGTGTTAGGTAATCCGGAAGGGACAGATCACCAGAATATCAGGCAGTTTATGAAGCATGGCTGGTCTGGGATTGTTTTTGAGAGAGAGGCTTTGCGGGCGAGGTAA
- a CDS encoding GlxA family transcriptional regulator: MKLISIIVPAGGALSNIEFPRQVFTEINDHLASQGKAPIFKIQFVGTAKSIQLNDGLFTIQTHFTIKEAKKSDLIIIPAVHGDMSESVKNNLELIEWMKDQYNKGAELASLCVGAFLLAATGLLNGKKCVTHWKAANKFRSMYPDVNLVVDKIITDEAGIYSSSGGISFLNLIVYLVEKYAGKDTAIYCAKFFQVDADRHTQSVFSIFQGQKDHNDEPVKQAQNYIENNFQQKITVDQLAGMLAVGKRSLERRFKKATANTLNEYTQRVKIEAAKKHLEMSSKKINDIMYEVGYSDTKTFRTSFKMVTGLLPKEYRSKYNRVHQM, translated from the coding sequence ATGAAGCTAATATCCATAATTGTTCCGGCCGGCGGGGCATTATCCAACATAGAATTTCCCCGCCAGGTATTTACGGAGATCAATGATCACCTGGCCAGCCAGGGAAAGGCTCCCATATTTAAGATCCAGTTTGTAGGTACGGCAAAGTCCATTCAGTTAAATGATGGGCTCTTCACCATCCAAACACACTTTACCATCAAAGAAGCAAAGAAAAGCGATCTGATCATTATCCCGGCGGTGCATGGCGATATGTCTGAATCAGTGAAAAATAATCTTGAACTGATCGAATGGATGAAGGATCAATATAACAAAGGAGCTGAGCTGGCCAGCCTCTGTGTAGGCGCCTTTTTATTAGCGGCTACAGGACTATTGAACGGAAAGAAATGCGTAACACACTGGAAGGCTGCCAACAAATTCAGGAGCATGTACCCGGATGTAAACCTGGTAGTAGATAAGATCATTACAGATGAAGCGGGCATCTATTCCAGCAGCGGCGGTATTTCATTCCTGAACCTGATCGTATACCTGGTTGAAAAATATGCAGGAAAAGATACCGCCATCTATTGTGCAAAATTCTTCCAGGTGGATGCAGACCGGCATACCCAATCCGTATTCAGTATTTTCCAGGGCCAGAAAGATCATAACGATGAACCCGTGAAACAGGCACAGAACTATATAGAGAATAATTTCCAGCAGAAAATAACAGTGGACCAGTTAGCGGGTATGCTGGCTGTTGGAAAGAGAAGCCTTGAAAGGAGATTTAAAAAAGCAACCGCTAATACGCTTAATGAATACACGCAAAGGGTGAAAATTGAAGCTGCTAAGAAACACCTGGAAATGAGCAGCAAAAAGATCAATGATATTATGTATGAAGTGGGTTACTCAGATACCAAAACTTTCAGAACTTCTTTCAAAATGGTAACCGGACTGCTGCCCAAAGAATACCGGAGTAAATATAACAGGGTGCATCAGATGTGA
- a CDS encoding acetolactate decarboxylase — MRLIHIFFPAVMIITLSAGLTPSKGHNSLFTVGIGAGLIGGLYDGIYPYKSLKAHGDFGLGAPDKLDGEIVVFKGKIYQTQHSGKTFIVDDKALTPFAMVNFFHPDKKITPPQPMDKAILFQYLDSVLSNVNGMYAIHISGKFSYLKTRAFPPVKAHQHTPLADMLPLQQFFEFKDCQGDLIGYRLPPFMDNTNISGYHFHYLSQQKNAGGHIIDLKASDIVIEIDVLDSYTVQVPSTKDFEHFDFKKNREEDIKSVERGGKN, encoded by the coding sequence ATGCGACTTATCCATATCTTTTTCCCGGCAGTGATGATCATTACCCTATCTGCCGGCCTCACTCCTTCCAAAGGCCACAATTCCCTGTTTACTGTTGGCATCGGCGCAGGGCTGATCGGTGGTCTTTATGATGGCATCTATCCTTATAAGTCACTGAAGGCACATGGTGATTTTGGGCTGGGGGCACCGGATAAACTGGATGGAGAGATTGTTGTATTCAAAGGAAAGATCTATCAGACGCAACATAGCGGTAAAACTTTTATCGTGGATGATAAGGCGCTCACACCTTTCGCCATGGTGAACTTCTTTCATCCGGACAAAAAGATCACTCCCCCTCAGCCTATGGATAAAGCCATACTCTTTCAGTACCTGGATAGTGTGTTGAGCAATGTCAATGGTATGTATGCGATCCATATAAGTGGGAAATTCAGTTACCTCAAAACGAGGGCTTTCCCTCCCGTTAAAGCACATCAGCATACACCATTAGCAGATATGCTGCCCCTGCAGCAATTCTTTGAATTTAAGGATTGCCAGGGAGACCTTATTGGATACCGCCTGCCTCCTTTTATGGACAATACCAATATTTCAGGTTATCACTTTCATTACCTCTCTCAGCAGAAGAATGCTGGTGGGCATATCATAGATCTGAAAGCATCGGATATTGTCATTGAAATAGATGTACTGGATAGTTATACGGTACAGGTTCCGTCAACGAAAGACTTTGAACATTTTGACTTTAAAAAGAACAGAGAGGAAGATATTAAAAGTGTGGAGCGGGGCGGAAAGAATTAA